Proteins found in one uncultured Desulfuromonas sp. genomic segment:
- the mnmE gene encoding tRNA uridine-5-carboxymethylaminomethyl(34) synthesis GTPase MnmE, which produces MFSDDDTIIAPLTAPGHGAVTILRLSGSNSLDIVLPHFFTKSLNRFKSLSSHFFYYGFICDKGVSLDEVMVVYMAAPKSYTCEDVVEIHCHASVAVVRAIIDVFVKSGVRIAEPGEFTYRAFKNGRIDLSHAEAIADLIAAKSSMASQLALRQMKGALSDRVYGFKDKILSMLALIEAYIDFPEEDIETQHALSIQGDCEFLLLKIEETLSGYDEGKILRDGFSLLILGKPNVGKSSLLNLLVGEDRAIVTNIPGTTRDIIQETITLHGYPITVIDTAGIRESDDPIEQDGVLRAKKQIQSADVVLYMIDGSQPFDGSIFQDIELLPSDRFIFVINKCDKPDFDFPKEHLSSFLNFSISVKENIDVDRLINGILDKLNLKSQHYDESVILSDRRHKEVLIRCYSYLKDFKAAFESGQSDEFLALHLREALQALGEITGETTPDDILNDIFGRFCIGK; this is translated from the coding sequence ATGTTCTCAGATGATGATACAATTATTGCTCCACTAACAGCACCTGGTCATGGAGCTGTTACTATTTTACGACTTTCTGGTTCTAATTCTTTAGATATTGTTTTACCTCATTTTTTCACTAAATCTCTAAACAGGTTTAAGTCGTTATCTTCACATTTTTTTTATTATGGTTTTATCTGTGATAAGGGTGTCTCTCTTGATGAGGTTATGGTTGTCTATATGGCAGCACCTAAATCTTATACGTGTGAAGATGTTGTAGAAATACATTGTCATGCCAGCGTTGCAGTTGTTCGAGCTATTATTGATGTTTTCGTCAAATCTGGAGTACGGATAGCTGAGCCTGGTGAATTTACTTATCGCGCTTTTAAAAATGGTCGTATTGATCTTTCACATGCTGAAGCAATCGCAGATTTGATTGCAGCTAAGTCAAGCATGGCCAGCCAGTTAGCATTACGACAGATGAAGGGCGCTCTGTCGGATCGTGTTTATGGGTTTAAGGATAAAATACTGTCGATGTTGGCTTTAATTGAAGCTTATATTGATTTTCCTGAGGAAGATATTGAAACGCAACATGCTTTATCTATCCAAGGTGACTGCGAATTTCTTTTATTGAAAATCGAAGAAACTCTTTCCGGCTATGATGAGGGTAAAATACTTCGTGATGGTTTTTCTCTGTTGATTCTTGGCAAACCTAATGTAGGTAAAAGTTCCCTGTTAAATTTGCTTGTGGGTGAGGATAGGGCAATTGTTACCAATATTCCTGGCACGACACGAGATATTATCCAAGAGACCATCACTCTTCACGGTTATCCGATCACAGTTATTGATACTGCTGGTATTCGTGAGTCTGATGATCCTATTGAGCAAGATGGGGTATTGAGAGCAAAAAAACAGATACAGTCTGCTGATGTAGTTTTATATATGATCGATGGTTCACAACCGTTTGACGGCTCTATTTTTCAAGATATTGAGCTTTTGCCGTCTGATCGTTTTATTTTTGTTATCAATAAGTGCGACAAACCTGATTTTGATTTTCCGAAGGAACACCTTTCTAGTTTTTTAAATTTCTCAATATCTGTAAAAGAAAACATTGATGTTGATCGATTGATCAATGGTATTCTTGATAAACTCAATCTTAAAAGCCAGCACTATGATGAATCTGTCATATTATCTGATAGACGTCACAAAGAAGTTCTTATTCGTTGTTATAGTTACCTTAAGGATTTTAAGGCAGCTTTTGAATCAGGCCAGTCGGATGAGTTTTTAGCTTTGCATTTACGTGAAGCCTTGCAGGCCTTGGGTGAAATAACGGGTGAAACAACGCCTGATGATATCTTAAACGATATTTTTGGCCGTTTCTGTATTGGTAAATAA
- the mnmG gene encoding tRNA uridine-5-carboxymethylaminomethyl(34) synthesis enzyme MnmG, whose translation MIVNDKKYEVVVVGAGHAGCEAALAAARMGHETLLLNMNLDAVAQMSCNPAIGGLAKGHLVREVDALGGEMAKNIDKTGIQFRVLNTKKGPAVQASRAQADRFLYSQSMKLVVENQNMLDLKQGTVSRLVVENNQIVAVEIKEGWRFDCQCVVLTTGTFMRGLIHVGLNHYPGGRSGEPPSLGLSDQLKELGFDVGRLKTGTPPRLYRGSIDFSKTEEQPGDDTFRPFSYVSEHVNQQQVSCYITATNEKTHDIIRSGLDRSPLYSGVIEGVGPRYCPSIEDKVVRFPEKTTHQIFLEPEGLNSSEIYPNGLPTSLPADVQLKFLRTIPGLENVEIMRVGYAIEYDYVDPIQLKPSLETKLIAGLFHAGQVNGTSGYEEAAAQGLMAGINAVRKIEDKSPVVLRRDQAYIGVLIDDLINLGSKEPYRMFTSRAEYRLLLREDNADERLTELGYQVGLVDEQRWEQYSIKKQHIDEALKLLVDERITAKDKDKIAALKVEKISNGQSAKDLLKRPDITIAQLKSVVKGLDAYSDEVLLQVEIAIKYDGYIKRQNDQVEKFKKNELVKIPETFDYTKVHSLSAEVIEKLCKIRPENLGQASRIPGVTPAAITILSVLLRGKNDH comes from the coding sequence ATGATTGTCAACGATAAAAAATATGAAGTGGTTGTTGTCGGTGCAGGGCACGCTGGTTGTGAGGCGGCACTGGCTGCTGCACGAATGGGCCATGAAACGCTTTTGTTGAATATGAATCTGGATGCTGTTGCTCAAATGTCATGCAATCCGGCAATTGGCGGCTTAGCCAAGGGCCATCTTGTTAGGGAGGTTGACGCCCTGGGCGGTGAAATGGCAAAGAATATCGATAAAACCGGCATTCAGTTTCGGGTTTTAAATACAAAGAAAGGTCCAGCTGTTCAAGCATCTCGAGCTCAAGCCGACAGATTTTTGTATTCTCAATCGATGAAATTAGTTGTTGAAAATCAAAATATGCTCGATTTGAAGCAAGGTACCGTGAGCCGTCTCGTTGTTGAAAATAATCAAATTGTTGCGGTTGAGATCAAAGAAGGGTGGCGTTTTGATTGCCAGTGTGTTGTTTTGACCACTGGAACCTTTATGCGAGGTTTGATTCATGTCGGACTCAATCATTATCCCGGCGGTCGTTCAGGGGAACCCCCATCGTTAGGTTTGTCCGATCAATTAAAAGAATTGGGTTTTGATGTTGGTCGATTGAAAACAGGTACGCCTCCTAGACTCTATCGAGGCAGTATTGATTTCTCTAAAACTGAAGAGCAACCTGGAGATGACACGTTCAGGCCTTTTTCTTATGTGAGTGAACACGTAAATCAGCAACAAGTGTCGTGTTACATTACGGCGACCAACGAAAAAACCCATGATATTATCCGATCAGGATTGGACCGTTCTCCATTGTATAGCGGAGTTATTGAGGGAGTGGGGCCCCGCTATTGTCCTTCGATTGAGGATAAAGTTGTTCGTTTTCCAGAAAAAACTACCCATCAAATTTTTCTTGAACCAGAGGGTTTAAATTCTTCAGAGATCTATCCTAATGGACTGCCCACATCGTTGCCCGCAGATGTACAGTTGAAATTTTTAAGAACGATTCCTGGTCTTGAAAATGTTGAAATAATGCGCGTCGGTTATGCAATCGAGTATGACTATGTAGATCCTATTCAACTCAAACCCAGCTTAGAAACAAAGTTGATCGCGGGGCTCTTTCATGCCGGACAGGTTAATGGTACTTCAGGCTATGAGGAGGCGGCTGCCCAAGGGTTAATGGCTGGTATCAATGCAGTCAGAAAAATTGAAGATAAATCACCTGTCGTTTTGCGGCGTGACCAGGCTTATATTGGGGTTCTTATTGATGATCTTATTAATCTTGGATCTAAAGAACCGTATCGTATGTTTACATCACGCGCTGAATACCGATTGTTGCTGCGTGAAGATAATGCCGACGAACGCTTAACTGAATTGGGTTATCAGGTTGGTCTGGTTGATGAACAAAGGTGGGAACAATATTCTATAAAAAAACAACACATTGATGAGGCATTAAAGCTTCTTGTTGATGAGCGGATTACAGCTAAAGATAAGGATAAAATAGCTGCTCTGAAGGTTGAAAAAATAAGTAATGGGCAGTCAGCGAAAGACCTTTTAAAGCGTCCAGATATAACGATTGCGCAACTAAAAAGTGTCGTTAAGGGACTGGATGCCTATTCAGATGAAGTTTTGCTGCAGGTTGAAATTGCAATAAAATATGATGGATATATTAAACGTCAAAATGACCAGGTTGAAAAATTTAAAAAAAATGAGTTGGTGAAAATCCCTGAGACATTTGATTACACAAAGGTTCATAGTCTGTCAGCGGAAGTGATCGAAAAATTGTGTAAAATCCGCCCTGAAAACCTTGGGCAGGCTTCTCGTATTCCTGGCGTTACTCCCGCAGCGATAACAATCCTCTCTGTTTTGCTTCGAGGCAAAAATGACCATTGA
- the rsmG gene encoding 16S rRNA (guanine(527)-N(7))-methyltransferase RsmG encodes MTIEEVNSCLPTMLRLSSEHYALIDRYLDELLIWNRKINLTAIRQKKICWQKHIIDSLLLGEFIDSDSHLLDIGSGAGLPSIPLKIYYPQLTVTSVDTVSKKIQFQKHCVRKLHLTDYQALSTRIENLNNQSKQRYPYITSRAFSSLSQFCQLSHDYLAQNGVLVAMKGADYKREIEEATDILSKLNIEIVTIHERILQPLDEKRAFIVLSKSNQLTEC; translated from the coding sequence ATGACCATTGAAGAGGTCAATAGCTGCTTACCCACTATGCTGAGGCTATCATCTGAACACTATGCGCTGATAGACCGCTATCTTGATGAACTGTTAATTTGGAATCGTAAAATAAATTTGACAGCAATTCGTCAAAAAAAAATATGTTGGCAAAAACATATTATTGATTCCCTACTGCTGGGTGAGTTTATTGATTCCGATTCCCATCTGCTTGACATCGGTTCTGGGGCAGGGTTGCCGTCAATTCCACTGAAAATATATTATCCACAATTGACGGTAACTTCTGTTGATACCGTCAGTAAAAAAATTCAATTTCAAAAACATTGTGTCAGGAAATTACACCTGACTGACTATCAGGCACTTTCAACACGAATTGAAAATCTTAACAATCAATCTAAACAACGCTACCCGTATATCACCTCACGGGCGTTTAGTTCCCTTTCACAGTTCTGTCAACTCAGCCATGATTATTTAGCGCAGAATGGTGTTTTGGTTGCAATGAAGGGTGCTGATTACAAGAGAGAAATTGAAGAAGCAACAGATATCTTGTCAAAGTTGAACATCGAAATAGTGACAATCCATGAGCGAATTCTTCAGCCCCTGGATGAAAAAAGGGCATTTATTGTCCTGAGTAAGAGTAATCAGTTGACCGAATGCTAA
- a CDS encoding AAA family ATPase, translating to MAEIIAIANQKGGVGKTTTAVNLSASLAVAEKKTLLVDMDPQGNACSGVGVVTEDLDVTVYDTLHDPLLVKEGIVKTELGFLNILPSTTDLIGAELELVAADRREYRLRSVINHVSEDYDYIIIDCPPSLGLLTINSLTAAGSVIVPLQCEYYAMEGLSQLMKTIGLVQQGLNTGLSLRGIVLTMFDRRNNLSHQVSEEVREHFQEKVFKSVIPRNVRLSEAPSHGAPVLLYDVSSRGATAYLDLAQEVINTRKT from the coding sequence ATGGCCGAAATCATTGCCATTGCGAATCAGAAAGGTGGCGTTGGTAAAACGACAACCGCTGTTAATCTTTCTGCCTCATTGGCTGTTGCTGAGAAAAAAACCCTGCTTGTCGATATGGACCCTCAGGGCAATGCTTGTAGTGGTGTTGGCGTTGTCACTGAAGACCTTGATGTCACTGTCTACGATACCTTGCATGACCCGTTGCTTGTTAAAGAAGGAATTGTTAAAACCGAATTGGGTTTTCTTAATATTTTACCTTCGACAACGGATCTGATTGGTGCCGAACTCGAATTGGTTGCAGCAGATCGTCGTGAATATCGTCTGCGTAGCGTGATCAATCACGTGTCTGAGGACTATGATTATATTATTATCGATTGTCCTCCATCATTGGGATTGCTGACCATTAATTCATTGACTGCCGCCGGTTCGGTTATCGTTCCTCTCCAGTGTGAGTATTATGCCATGGAAGGATTGAGTCAGTTGATGAAAACCATAGGTCTCGTCCAGCAAGGTCTGAATACCGGATTATCCTTGCGTGGCATCGTCTTGACCATGTTTGATCGGCGCAACAATCTGTCCCACCAAGTGAGCGAGGAGGTGCGGGAGCATTTCCAGGAAAAAGTGTTTAAATCGGTGATCCCGCGAAATGTCCGGTTATCCGAAGCGCCAAGTCATGGTGCACCAGTGCTCCTTTATGATGTCTCATCACGTGGTGCTACCGCCTATCTGGACTTGGCCCAGGAAGTGATTAATACAAGGAAAACATGA
- a CDS encoding ParB/RepB/Spo0J family partition protein — protein MGALLSAATPASNGKYFLCGIEDLKPHHSQPRKTFNDEKMEELVASIKEKGVIQPLVVRRVDDFYQIIAGERRWRAAQKAGLTEVPVTIQDVSEDWALEIALIENIQREDLNAIEEAEAYKHLIENFDLAQEDVAKRVGKSRSAVTNSLRLLRLPESIRQDVLEEKLSMGHARCLLSLESEEDMVEARDQVVKKGLSVRATESLVKKIKTVVAPSEEDKQAKIDPELNHLEDILKKNLGTQVKIKTKGKGGRIEISFYDNSELQRILDYMNVV, from the coding sequence ATGGGAGCTCTGCTTAGCGCAGCAACACCGGCTTCCAACGGTAAATATTTTCTCTGTGGCATCGAGGATCTTAAACCTCACCATAGCCAGCCGAGAAAGACCTTCAATGATGAGAAGATGGAGGAGCTGGTTGCCTCCATTAAAGAGAAGGGCGTCATACAGCCTTTGGTTGTGCGTCGTGTTGATGATTTTTATCAGATTATCGCCGGAGAGCGACGTTGGCGTGCCGCGCAAAAAGCTGGATTAACGGAAGTTCCGGTAACGATTCAGGATGTCTCTGAAGACTGGGCGCTTGAGATTGCTCTGATTGAGAATATACAGCGTGAAGACCTTAACGCAATTGAAGAAGCTGAAGCGTATAAGCATCTGATTGAAAATTTTGATCTGGCTCAAGAAGATGTCGCGAAACGTGTGGGTAAAAGTCGTTCTGCTGTGACTAATTCACTGCGCTTATTGCGGTTGCCTGAATCGATTCGGCAGGATGTGTTGGAAGAAAAATTGAGTATGGGACATGCCCGTTGTCTTCTGTCATTAGAGAGTGAAGAGGACATGGTTGAGGCCCGCGATCAGGTTGTTAAAAAGGGTTTGTCGGTGCGGGCAACTGAATCACTGGTAAAAAAGATCAAAACCGTGGTTGCACCCAGCGAAGAAGACAAACAGGCTAAAATTGATCCGGAATTAAATCATTTGGAAGATATCCTCAAGAAAAACCTCGGAACTCAGGTGAAGATCAAAACCAAAGGGAAGGGTGGCAGGATCGAAATCAGTTTTTATGATAATTCTGAACTCCAACGGATATTGGACTATATGAATGTTGTATAA
- a CDS encoding ATP synthase F0 subunit B — protein sequence MISIDWTILVQFVNFLILMAVLNILLYRPLRNIMAQRQEAIDGGHQKASDLEASINEKMESYESKLQQAKLEGSQEAASLRAEAVKEESAILGAARGEADKSLAEMKNKVAGEAEEARKTLGKETKNLANAIASKVLGRDVK from the coding sequence GTGATAAGCATTGATTGGACCATCCTGGTGCAGTTTGTCAATTTCCTGATCCTTATGGCGGTACTTAACATCCTGTTATATCGTCCTTTGCGTAATATTATGGCGCAACGCCAGGAAGCAATTGACGGCGGTCATCAAAAGGCGAGCGATCTGGAAGCATCCATCAATGAAAAGATGGAAAGCTACGAGAGTAAGCTCCAGCAAGCGAAACTGGAAGGCAGCCAGGAAGCAGCGTCGCTTCGTGCTGAAGCAGTTAAAGAGGAATCCGCTATTCTCGGTGCGGCACGCGGCGAGGCAGACAAAAGTTTAGCCGAAATGAAAAACAAAGTCGCCGGAGAAGCGGAAGAAGCACGTAAAACTTTAGGAAAAGAAACAAAGAATCTGGCGAACGCCATCGCTTCAAAGGTTCTGGGAAGGGACGTGAAATAA
- a CDS encoding ATP synthase F0 subunit B translates to MGFVLAGAGIALASGDAHHVDSGALLKDFLWRVLDFCVMAAILVYFVAKPLKNALAARREGIEQALKASQEAAESAESKYAEYDSKLTQAESEIAGIQVAIREEAESEKQRIISEAKEMAEKIKAEAQKSADNEVAKARLTLQQEAVTMAVGIAEDILKKAVNKEDQARLVEEYKTKVGELH, encoded by the coding sequence ATGGGATTCGTTCTTGCCGGTGCCGGGATTGCATTAGCCTCGGGTGATGCTCATCATGTCGACAGTGGCGCATTGCTGAAAGATTTTTTGTGGCGTGTGTTGGATTTCTGTGTGATGGCTGCCATTCTGGTTTATTTTGTGGCCAAACCACTTAAAAATGCATTGGCCGCACGCCGTGAAGGGATTGAGCAGGCTCTGAAAGCTTCTCAGGAGGCCGCAGAATCCGCCGAGTCAAAATATGCGGAATATGACAGCAAGTTGACTCAGGCAGAATCTGAAATTGCCGGCATTCAGGTGGCCATCCGGGAAGAAGCCGAAAGCGAAAAACAACGGATTATTTCCGAAGCCAAAGAGATGGCTGAAAAAATCAAGGCTGAAGCCCAAAAATCAGCTGACAACGAAGTCGCAAAGGCACGTCTGACTCTGCAGCAGGAAGCTGTAACCATGGCTGTTGGTATCGCCGAAGATATTCTTAAAAAGGCAGTCAATAAAGAGGATCAGGCCCGTTTAGTTGAAGAATATAAAACGAAAGTAGGAGAACTGCATTGA
- the atpH gene encoding ATP synthase F1 subunit delta: MSSSAISKRYATALVELATEQKLVEQYGAELGEVSAVLAREDALRLLMESPTLDVDKKKAIMADIVNKMELSEGIKKFVGLLTVKDRIQYVGQIHTDYTAFADEISGIVRANVTSATKLTKAQADSIQKGLEAQSGKKIDLQTKVDSTLLGGLKAEVGGKVFDGSIKTQLQRIEDTLKKG, encoded by the coding sequence TTGAGTAGCAGCGCGATTTCAAAACGGTACGCTACAGCTCTGGTAGAGCTGGCGACTGAACAAAAACTGGTCGAGCAGTATGGTGCAGAACTGGGAGAAGTCAGCGCTGTTCTTGCTCGTGAGGATGCTCTTCGATTGTTGATGGAAAGCCCCACACTTGATGTTGATAAGAAAAAGGCCATCATGGCTGACATTGTCAACAAAATGGAGCTTTCAGAAGGGATCAAAAAATTTGTTGGATTGCTGACAGTCAAGGATCGTATTCAGTATGTCGGTCAGATCCACACAGATTATACCGCATTTGCCGATGAGATTTCTGGCATCGTGCGTGCCAACGTAACTTCAGCTACTAAGCTGACTAAGGCACAGGCCGATAGTATCCAAAAAGGACTCGAAGCACAAAGCGGTAAAAAAATTGATCTCCAGACCAAGGTGGACTCAACCTTGCTTGGTGGACTCAAGGCCGAGGTTGGAGGCAAAGTTTTTGACGGAAGCATTAAGACCCAATTACAGCGGATTGAAGATACCTTAAAGAAGGGGTAG
- the atpA gene encoding F0F1 ATP synthase subunit alpha: MEIKAEEISAIIKKQIENFGREVEVSETGSIISVGDGIARIHGLDKAMSGELLEFPGGTMGMVLNLEEDNVGAAILGDSEHIKEGDTVKRTEQIVRVPVGESLIGRVVNGIGIAIDGQGEIKSDNYGQVEVKAPGIVARKSVHEPMQTGLKAIDSMVPIGRGQRELIIGDRQTGKTAVAVDTIINQKGQDVVCIYVAIGQKRSTVAQVVDKLKQHGAMDYTIVVAATASDPAPLQFIAPYTGVTMGEYFRDNGKHALIIYDDLSKQAVAYRQLSLLLRRPPGREAFPGDVFYLHSRLLERAAKVNDKLGAGSLTALPIIETQAGDVSAYIPTNVISITDGQIFLETDLFYSGVRPAINVGLSVSRVGGSAQVKAMKQVAGTLRLALAQYREMAAFAQFGSDLDAATQKQLQRGERLVEILKQGQYQPLPVAKQVVAIYAANNGYVDDYPAATVGRYESELLAFIDSKHADLINDLTEKKAIDADLEGRLKAALEEFKGQFVA; encoded by the coding sequence ATGGAAATCAAAGCAGAAGAAATCAGTGCGATCATTAAAAAGCAAATTGAAAACTTTGGTCGCGAAGTAGAAGTTAGTGAGACTGGTAGCATCATCTCCGTCGGTGACGGTATTGCACGTATTCATGGTCTGGATAAAGCCATGTCCGGTGAGCTTCTTGAGTTCCCTGGCGGCACCATGGGTATGGTACTGAACCTTGAGGAAGATAACGTTGGTGCTGCGATTCTGGGCGACTCTGAGCATATCAAAGAGGGTGACACGGTTAAGCGTACTGAGCAGATAGTACGTGTCCCGGTTGGTGAGTCTCTGATTGGCCGTGTCGTCAACGGTATCGGTATAGCCATTGACGGTCAAGGCGAGATCAAATCCGACAACTATGGCCAAGTGGAAGTTAAAGCTCCGGGTATTGTTGCTCGTAAATCCGTTCACGAGCCGATGCAGACCGGCCTTAAAGCGATTGATTCCATGGTTCCCATCGGTCGTGGCCAGCGTGAGCTGATCATCGGCGACCGTCAGACTGGTAAGACAGCTGTTGCAGTTGACACCATCATCAACCAAAAAGGTCAGGACGTTGTCTGTATCTATGTTGCTATCGGTCAGAAACGTTCCACGGTTGCCCAGGTTGTTGACAAACTGAAGCAACACGGTGCCATGGATTATACTATCGTTGTTGCGGCAACGGCATCTGACCCGGCACCCCTTCAATTCATTGCACCGTACACCGGTGTTACCATGGGTGAGTACTTCCGTGATAACGGCAAGCACGCCCTGATCATCTATGATGATCTGTCCAAACAGGCCGTTGCCTACCGTCAGCTCTCCCTGCTGCTGCGTCGTCCGCCGGGACGTGAGGCATTCCCTGGTGACGTTTTTTACCTCCACAGCCGGTTGCTCGAGCGTGCGGCAAAGGTGAACGATAAACTCGGTGCCGGTTCTTTGACCGCTCTGCCGATCATCGAAACACAAGCTGGTGACGTATCTGCGTATATTCCGACCAACGTTATCTCCATTACCGATGGCCAGATCTTCCTCGAAACCGACCTGTTCTACTCCGGTGTTCGTCCGGCGATTAACGTTGGTCTGTCGGTTTCCCGTGTTGGTGGTAGCGCCCAGGTTAAAGCGATGAAGCAAGTTGCCGGTACCCTGCGTCTGGCTCTGGCTCAATATCGTGAAATGGCCGCTTTTGCCCAGTTTGGTTCCGACCTCGATGCTGCAACTCAGAAGCAGCTGCAACGTGGTGAGCGTCTGGTTGAGATCCTCAAACAGGGCCAATATCAGCCTCTGCCGGTTGCCAAGCAGGTTGTTGCGATCTACGCGGCTAACAATGGTTACGTTGATGATTATCCGGCAGCAACTGTCGGCCGTTACGAGTCAGAGCTGCTGGCGTTTATCGACAGCAAGCACGCTGATCTCATCAATGATCTGACTGAGAAAAAAGCGATTGATGCCGATCTTGAGGGTCGTCTTAAAGCTGCTCTCGAGGAATTCAAAGGTCAGTTCGTAGCCTAG